The following coding sequences are from one Beggiatoa alba B18LD window:
- a CDS encoding efflux RND transporter periplasmic adaptor subunit codes for MKKLVWGLLIIAIGAGATWWYKLNGQETPKQALTVQTTEIAMGNVRQVVSTSGSVRALITVSVGSQLSGQITELYADFNSEVKKDQVIARLDDSTYRTRVNQAKANLGVAEASIKLQQANIESAKITAANTEREYQRNKSLQAKGSVSESALDSSRATFLVAQANVEIARAQLENAQANLKQVKAALESAEIDLARTYIRSPINGTVVKRSVDVGQTVAASLSAPELFTIAQDLRQVQIDAQVDEADIGRVSNNAPVSFTVDAYPEQHFKGTIEQIRLAATELDNVVTYTVVISAENPQKILLPGMTANVEIVTGERRNVMVLPNEALRFRPSNAFKASLANNSNSNYSERQLRLITLLKNELNLPAETLQKALAVIDQHREVRADGTNNMAPPDPFGSNAAPSLNAGPTMQALREILNDEQYTRLQTLQEGMKNRRFSDIWIQKPDGIRAYYVEQGVSDDQKTEILSAEVKAGDKVITKVNTTGRR; via the coding sequence ATGAAAAAGTTGGTCTGGGGGCTTTTAATTATTGCCATTGGTGCGGGTGCTACTTGGTGGTACAAACTCAACGGGCAAGAAACCCCAAAACAAGCCTTGACGGTACAAACGACAGAAATTGCCATGGGGAACGTCCGCCAAGTTGTGTCGACCTCAGGCTCGGTACGTGCCTTGATTACGGTCTCGGTTGGCTCACAATTATCGGGACAAATTACCGAACTATATGCCGATTTCAACAGCGAAGTTAAAAAAGACCAAGTAATTGCCCGTTTAGACGATAGCACCTATAGAACCCGTGTTAATCAAGCAAAAGCCAATTTAGGCGTTGCCGAAGCCAGCATAAAACTGCAACAAGCTAATATAGAAAGTGCCAAAATCACCGCCGCCAATACCGAACGCGAATATCAACGTAACAAATCCTTACAAGCAAAAGGCTCTGTCTCTGAATCAGCATTAGACAGTTCACGCGCTACTTTTCTAGTCGCACAAGCCAATGTAGAAATTGCCCGCGCCCAACTTGAAAATGCACAAGCCAACTTAAAACAAGTAAAAGCCGCCTTAGAAAGTGCAGAAATCGACTTAGCCCGCACTTATATCCGCTCTCCGATTAATGGCACGGTGGTTAAACGGAGCGTTGACGTAGGACAAACCGTCGCCGCCAGTCTATCCGCTCCCGAATTATTCACCATTGCCCAAGATTTACGCCAAGTACAAATTGATGCCCAAGTGGACGAGGCAGATATTGGGCGCGTTTCCAACAATGCGCCTGTCTCCTTCACCGTTGATGCCTATCCTGAACAACACTTTAAAGGCACTATTGAACAAATCCGTCTTGCCGCAACAGAATTAGACAATGTCGTCACCTATACCGTTGTTATCTCCGCTGAAAATCCACAGAAAATTTTATTACCCGGTATGACTGCCAATGTAGAAATCGTCACAGGCGAACGACGCAATGTCATGGTATTACCCAATGAAGCCCTACGCTTCCGCCCAAGCAATGCCTTTAAAGCCAGTCTTGCCAACAACAGCAACAGTAATTATTCAGAACGCCAACTGAGACTGATTACCCTCTTAAAAAATGAACTAAATTTACCCGCAGAAACCCTGCAAAAAGCCCTTGCCGTCATAGACCAACATCGTGAAGTCAGAGCCGATGGCACAAATAACATGGCACCGCCCGACCCCTTTGGCAGTAATGCCGCGCCCTCTCTCAATGCAGGGCCTACCATGCAAGCACTCCGCGAAATCCTAAACGATGAACAATACACCCGCCTGCAAACCCTACAAGAAGGCATGAAAAACCGTCGCTTTAGCGATATATGGATACAAAAACCTGATGGCATCCGCGCCTACTATGTTGAACAAGGCGTGAGTGACGACCAAAAAACCGAAATTCTCAGCGCAGAAGTCAAAGCAGGCGATAAAGTCATTACCAAAGTGAATACAACAGGTAGAAGATAA